In Tripterygium wilfordii isolate XIE 37 chromosome 17, ASM1340144v1, whole genome shotgun sequence, the genomic window CACCaacaaagtaaaagaaaataaaaactaaaaagggggagaatgaaGGAGGTCTTCTCCTCCCCTCCGATTTGTACGATGATGAAGAGGGAGTTTTAGTTGAGAGAAAATTTTTGAGGGAGAGGGGAAATCACATGAGAGTCTTTCTTCTAGATGTATTTGATTAGTTGGTCATCAAATAAAAGTACCCAAAATCTCATTACTCACAATTAAACTACACCCTTTAATTTTTCCATGAGACCGTTAGTTTAACTAACAATAACCAAATGGGGGTCCCTGCAGTAGGCATATTTGAGCCatcaattgtttttaaaaaaatatcttaaaataataaatggaatgtttttattgtttagatCATCATGATGTAAGTttttaggggaaaaaaattaaattggttGACAAAAGATTGATACAAATGGAAAATATTTTCTATCATTAGATCAAACacttatttaatttgttatcatttctcaattaatttattaatctaTACACTAAATACtttacatttataattttttgataattttttaaaaattattaaggCCTCTAATGACCTTAATGCAGGCCCTGCAGTAAAACATCTACTGCAGGGCCCCGTAACTCATAAATAACCTTGAATTTTGTCGTGAATCTCATTTTTGTTGATGTGTACAGCATATGACTTGACCTACCCTGTTACAATCATGGCAGTTTGCAGAAGTCGACAAATCCAGAGGTCCCCTCACGTGACACGtcccattatttatttttattcatttttacgCAACCCATTATTTTCTCGtgtgataaaaatttaaaaacctcGTTGTCCAAAATTTACTTATGAGCACAACGAAAGACAGACGATATAGAAGCAGCCACGTTTGTTGGCCATTACACGACAAAAATGTCATACATATGTTATAAGTGCGACATTATTTTATGTGGGGAATGAGATTccgtttttttcttttttttatatcgtCCACAAAAGCTGGAACAGTCCTCGATATTTTCAGCCATGAAAACTGAAAAGAGAGCCCTTTAATTTTTTCAGAGACACTCCATCTGTCCATGAATGTGATGAACGTGCATCCGTACTCTGTCTGCATTGACTTGTAGCTTccccatttttgttttcttttctgaaaCTACTGATGACACCTTTAATACATTATTATTGAGACAATACAAAACATTTTATTACACACTGATAATTAGCGACTAACAACGTAATTATTAAACGCTAATGACAAGATGATCTTTCTTGATTTCTTACCTTTAAAGTCTAGCGATGAGAGCAGATTTCAATGCCTCTTCAGTTTTCAACCCGTCAGGGATTTTGACGACGACATCTTGAAGCATGAGATCGTTGACACAAGAAACGCTCGCATGGTGGATGGATAATTCTAGGTCCCGTAACGCACCCATTAGTCTGGCAGATGGATAATTAGAGTTCTCGGATTGGACCCTAATCATGGCATCATTACCCAGAATCTTGATATCCACGTCGACCACCGCAATCGACCCACTAGGAGGCCGCCCTTGGTCGACGGAAGTGGTGGTGCTTTGGTTGTCCATGTTATCTGACACTTCTAATTTTACCCTTTTGGACTCTCGCTGTAACTGCAACTGGAGATCGTCGATTTTGGCCTTTAATTCGTTGATGTAGGAAACGGCGTCGGAGAGGAGTGATGCTTTGTCCATCCTGGATACGTTAGGAACCACCGCACGCAGAGCGTAGAAACGGTGGTTCAGCTTCTCCCGCCTCTGCCTCTCTGCCTCCACGTGGTTCATTGGGGTTTCGCGGCCCACCCCGGGCTTTCTGCCTCTCTTTTTAGGCGTTCTGTCGTCGTTATTACCAGCGATTAACGGACCATCTGAACCTGAATGTTCAGAGTCTATACATGATGATTGTCCTGCTTTTGCACACTCCTTCGATGTCTTCTTTCCACGATTCGATTCGTTGTCTTCGATGCCGGCAAGTATGGATATATCAGCGAAGGAGTCGTCGCGGTCGACGAACTGGATTGGATTCAGATTCGGGTTATTTGATACTATCCCAATTAGATCTGATCCGAACAGAGATTTGGTTTGTTGAACAAGATCCCAATTCTCTCTAATGATTTCAGGGGATCCCAATTCGAGAATCCCGCAAGAGGTCGGAATACAAACAAAAGTCTCAATGCCGTGCATTTTAGCCTCCTTAACTCGTTCGCAGTTATAAAATTGCAGTTCATGAGCACCAGTTAACCAAACCAAGGAGCCGGTAAGGAGTGCCTTACCGAGAACACCATCTCCGGCGGAGAAAGAACGAGTGAGTGACATCACATAGAACCATTCGGCGTCGGTGACATCGTTGTTGTTATCCATCGTCGGCATTTCCATGTCGCTGGTAGTTTTAAAGACCTGCGCCGTCAGTTTTGGGGAATTGTCTTTGCTTCCTTGAAAATGGCCATCTCCCCAAGCTAAGGTGAGACGGCCACTGTCATCGTTCGAGGTTTGCCAAAATATGGCGTAAGCCCACCAATCGGGTTGGTTTTGGACTACGAACTGAAGCCTTTGTTGGAGTGTTGGTGGGTTTTCTTGGGAGATAGAGActagagaagaagatgaagtggaggagATTATTAGCTCTTCCATGGCTGGAAAACCAGAACAAGTGTTTGTTAAAAGTCCGGAGTGACAAAGAAAGAGTGAGAGTTATATAGGGAAGTGTCGGATACAGAAAATATTTGCCAAAAGTTTATAAAGCAAAATTCTTGGAGCGTTAATACCTGTTTTGGGGTCTCTTAAACACTTTTTAAGCCAAAAATGAGTTTAAGGTAATGGTTTAATGATGGGGGTATTAGCTCATGCAAGAACGGCAGAAACGACAAGAACATAACAACAGAAATAATCATCATACCTAATGGTCCATTCAGGAATTGAAATTATTAAGGGCAACTGTAATGATGCAGTTTTGTTGGGTCAATAAAAATGTAAATCGGATCTCActtttattatataaaaaatcaagtcaaacactattcttaatataattaaatcaataaaacACGTTTTTTAATACAttcatatcagcaaaacataaatttctatacattatccTCTCCCACCTAACACGGAGGCCAACAATGTTCCATGCCTTCATGTTGTTCATAACAAatctacaccaaaacacaaaatctcaatacagtcatatcagcaaaacacattccCCAATATAGctatatcagcaaaacacttcttccaatacagccacatcaataaaagacaacatctttgttggcccaacaacaCAAACGTGGTACGAGGGTCCGGGGTCTAGCGGTGCACATGAGttgggttgggtcgggtttAGAGAGAGATCTCATCCGACCCGTATAGATTTAGGTAAGGGTTCCTTCAACCCTTAACCAACCTCATTTTAGGTTGGGTTGGGCCGGATTAGGGGTTGGGTCGAGTTTGAATCCATAAATCAAAGTATCAAACAATTAATTTAAGTTAATGAATTAAAGATTAATACAAAAAATTAAGGATTAAAGAATTAaggattaatataaaaaaaaaaaagacttcatATTACATTTAATAGTTAAGGGTTGTGACTAATGTGGATAGATCATGGTATAAGATGTGATATATTCATATATTAGTATCTTTATACATGTATAAATTATGTCACTTAATACTAAATGGGGTTGGGTCAGGTCAAAATGGGTTAAAAAGATACAATCCTCACCCTACTCATTTTGAGTatgggttatatatatatatatatatatatatatatatatatatatatatatatatatatatataaaacacatATATAACCCATATTGACAAGGGTTGGGGTCGGGTTTCACATGCTAGGTCAGGTTTTAAATGGGTTTTGCACACCCGTAGGCCGTACAGGGGGCAACGCCTATGAATTTTTTTGGGGGGGTTTGTATGTAATTGATTTATGAATATAGGCCGCAAAGGGAAAAATACATTAATAATAGTTCGaaacaataagaaaatacattgtaattatcataattgttctctacgagttttcatattttgaaaacacGATATTACAacatcattagtaatagttcCAAACAACTCCTTCTCGAAATCGCCTATCTCCTAGGCTTAGGGTTCTGTTAATTGTTTGCCGacatgggagagggagagagattgaGGAGATTTGAGGGGCTTGGGCTTGGCAAGTGGGTTTGACAAATGACAAGATAAATTTGGGCACATGACTTATGAGTGTTGAGTTGGATCAAAGTTAGTTAGTGAGTTGGGTAAGAATTAGTGAACAAGgggtctcattttttttttattggaggtCTTAGGATCAATTTGTCATAAATCTATAGTGTACAAATTTGTCTGGGCCTGTGCCCCCATTGCTAGATGGCTAGGTCCGCCATTGATTATAGCATTTGAATCCATGTTAGGTCCATTGTTGAAAAACAGACCCATCATGTGCAtcaaaaaattttttaaaaaaatctgaaaaaattataaatgtgtagaaC contains:
- the LOC119982288 gene encoding transcription factor MYC2, whose amino-acid sequence is MEELIISSTSSSSLVSISQENPPTLQQRLQFVVQNQPDWWAYAIFWQTSNDDSGRLTLAWGDGHFQGSKDNSPKLTAQVFKTTSDMEMPTMDNNNDVTDAEWFYVMSLTRSFSAGDGVLGKALLTGSLVWLTGAHELQFYNCERVKEAKMHGIETFVCIPTSCGILELGSPEIIRENWDLVQQTKSLFGSDLIGIVSNNPNLNPIQFVDRDDSFADISILAGIEDNESNRGKKTSKECAKAGQSSCIDSEHSGSDGPLIAGNNDDRTPKKRGRKPGVGRETPMNHVEAERQRREKLNHRFYALRAVVPNVSRMDKASLLSDAVSYINELKAKIDDLQLQLQRESKRVKLEVSDNMDNQSTTTSVDQGRPPSGSIAVVDVDIKILGNDAMIRVQSENSNYPSARLMGALRDLELSIHHASVSCVNDLMLQDVVVKIPDGLKTEEALKSALIARL